Proteins encoded within one genomic window of Ovis aries strain OAR_USU_Benz2616 breed Rambouillet chromosome 1, ARS-UI_Ramb_v3.0, whole genome shotgun sequence:
- the LOC132657541 gene encoding uncharacterized protein LOC132657541, translating to MGVNDAQREEAERALFLSVRGGQAERATAEETSDRMQLALYKELRVPGPRNPGLRHPGQLLCQQGPARIKRSRDTNPLASREFPLQPTWRYREIRVSVLKKGFIYKQETVQEVFSALYFSSYPPVEKKTCKQPYDPQRSRLHYRDGATSSLSQPPPASELVTWKRILGVPVTWTGTKQARARWPPESPPPPPFCPRTRARAPPPHVGAPPPPRSPRQPPAHPLPALRSKSGSQTRSSSSTLLLHSTSPASGPTTCPERLLTFRAGLGAEGHSGRRRRRGRSPPPPRHWLWWPPLQETQQRRRGASRWVPASRSCHFPQHQRLLPVPSFLVLAGTAGRRWLQARSVHRLLVTAACAARAGRAGRGRHPPPPQGEGWSSEGGPRTNPCCCLTWSYPRRKGVPVAPRLKSASSYLFWPLEKFVHPPSLALWS from the exons ATGGGAGTAAATGATGCCCAGAGAGAAGAAGCGGAACGCGCTCTATTTTTAAGCGTCCGAGGAGGACAAGCGGAGAGAGCTACTGCGGAAGAAACAAGCGACAGAATG CAACTTGCCTTGTACAAAGAGTTGCGAGTCCCAGGCCCCCGGAACCCAGGGCTCCGCCATCCAGGACAACTGCTCTGCCAACAAGGTCCCGCGAGAATCAAGAGATCTCGCGATACAAACCCCCTAGCATCTCGCGAGTTTCCTCTACAACCAACATGGCGGTACCGAGAAATTCGTGTTTCAGTACTTAAAAAGGGTTTCATTTACAAACAGGAGACCGTGCAGGAAGTCTTTTCCGCCTTATATTTCTCTTCGTATCCCCCAGTGGAGAAGAAAACCTGCAAACAACCCTACGACCCGCAACGATCACGGTTACACTACAGAGACGGAGCAACTTCCAGCCTCAGCCAGCCTCCGCCAGCCTCAGAGCTTGTCACGTGGAAGCGGATTCTTGGCGTGCCGGTCACGTGGACCGGTACTAAGCAAGCGCGCGCCCGTTGGCCTCCTGAgagccctcccccgcccccctttTGCCCGCGCACACGTGCGCGCGCACCCCCGCCCCACGTGGGggctccgccgccgccgcggtCGCCGCGGCAGCCTCCAGCCCACCCCCTCCCAGCACTCCGTTCCAAATCCGGGTCCCAGACTCGATCATCCTCGAGTACCCTCCTCCTCCATTCTACCTCCCCCGCATCTGGCCCCACCACGTGCCCCGAGCGCCTGCTCACCTTTCGAGCGGGGTTGGGCGCCGAAGGCCACTCAGGGAGGCGTCGTCGCCGTGGCCGCTCTCCGCCCCCGCCACGGCACTGGCTCTGGTGGCCGCCGCTGCAGGAAACTCAACAGCGGCGCCGGGGCGCTTCCAGGTGGGTCCCCGCCTCCCGTTCCTGCCACTTCCCGCAGCACCAGCGGCTCCTTCCGGTCCCCTCCTTTCTCGTCCTCGCTGGGACTGCCGGGCGGCGGTGGCTGCAGGCGCGCTCAGTACACCGCCTGCTGGTAACCGCAGCCTGTGCAGCGCGGGCTGGCAGGGCGGGCCGGGGGCGACATCCGCCCCCGCCCCAGGGCGAGGGTTGGTCTTCTGAGGGCGGCCCCCGGACCAACCCCTGCTGTTGTCTAACTTGGTCCTACCCTAGAAGGAAAGGTGTCCCCGTAGCGCCGCGGTTGAAGTCCGCTTCATCCTACCTTttctggcctcttgagaaatttgtacaCCCTCCCTCCTTAGCACTGTGGTCTTAG